A window from Leifsonia shinshuensis encodes these proteins:
- a CDS encoding aldo/keto reductase gives MKSRRIDRGLSLTEVGFGAAQLGNFSRAVSDEDARAAVDAAWDAGIRYFDTAPHYGLGLSERRLGAALRSRDRDTYVLSTKVGRLLEPNPAGANSLDDDGFLVPALTKRVWDFSRDGVLRSIEDSLDRLGLDRIDIAYLHDPDDHWQAASTTGISALIELRDQGVIGAIGAGMNQAAMLAEFIRRCDVDVMMVAGRYTLLDQSAADKLLPLAEERDVALVAAAVYNSGLLSTDRPADGGRFDYREADEQTLARARRIADLCDLHGVTLPAAAIAFPLLQPQVASIVVGMRSAAQVSSTLERYRAQIPAALWQELRDQGVLRA, from the coding sequence ATGAAGTCTCGACGAATCGACCGCGGCCTTTCCCTGACAGAGGTCGGCTTTGGTGCCGCGCAGCTCGGCAACTTTAGTCGGGCTGTCTCGGACGAGGACGCTCGCGCGGCTGTAGACGCCGCGTGGGATGCCGGTATCCGGTATTTCGACACCGCGCCGCACTACGGTCTGGGTCTGTCCGAGAGGCGTCTCGGCGCCGCGCTTCGTTCGCGTGACCGTGACACTTATGTGCTCTCCACTAAGGTCGGACGCCTGCTCGAGCCCAATCCGGCGGGAGCGAACAGCCTGGACGACGACGGCTTCCTCGTCCCAGCGCTGACGAAGCGCGTGTGGGACTTCTCGCGCGACGGTGTCCTGCGCTCCATCGAGGACAGCCTCGATCGTCTGGGGCTCGACCGCATCGACATCGCGTACCTGCATGACCCGGACGATCACTGGCAGGCCGCGTCGACGACGGGGATCTCAGCGCTCATCGAGCTTCGCGACCAGGGCGTCATCGGCGCGATCGGAGCGGGTATGAACCAAGCGGCGATGCTGGCGGAATTCATCCGACGCTGCGACGTCGACGTCATGATGGTCGCCGGCAGATACACACTTCTCGACCAGTCGGCGGCGGACAAGCTGCTGCCACTCGCGGAGGAGCGCGACGTCGCGCTCGTCGCCGCGGCGGTCTACAACTCCGGTCTGCTCAGCACGGACCGACCTGCCGATGGTGGGCGTTTCGATTATCGAGAGGCTGACGAGCAGACCCTCGCCCGTGCACGGCGGATCGCCGATCTGTGCGATCTGCACGGCGTCACGCTGCCCGCTGCCGCGATTGCCTTTCCTCTGCTGCAGCCGCAGGTCGCGTCGATCGTCGTCGGCATGCGCAGCGCCGCTCAGGTCTCCTCCACGCTCGAGCGCTACCGTGCGCAAATACCGGCGGCGTTGTGGCAGGAGCTGCGTGACCAGGGGGTTCTGCGCGCATGA
- a CDS encoding mandelate racemase/muconate lactonizing enzyme family protein encodes MNGYIDSGLTEVPIVILETDAGITGIGTGSNQDIDRLFPALEGEDPRAVTALYDRMLARVFKAGHAGATFGGIGALDMALWDLKAKIAGEPLWRVLGGRDRFVSGYASGLDIALDDEKLAAFYKTMAELGFTSAKLKGGRDLDADRRRLQIIGDELRSNTRHPALMLDANESWNLKQAVRYVTALENGTDLTWVEEPLRRWDAPGHARLSNAVRAAVATGENLTGLEQFRPLLDAGGVDIVQVGCVWGVTHFLRVAHLAHAHDLPISPVGLTSNQAVAHAATAVPNHLVTEVQDLGSPFGMTIDQEIVDGGIVLGDAPGHGVSIDEEGIVASQRDASWLVPAGPHVRPNRAGLRLVAEDDRAERA; translated from the coding sequence GTGAACGGATACATCGACAGCGGGCTCACCGAAGTGCCTATCGTGATTCTGGAGACGGACGCAGGCATCACCGGAATCGGTACCGGCTCGAATCAGGACATCGACCGGCTGTTCCCGGCACTCGAAGGGGAAGATCCGCGCGCGGTCACGGCTCTGTACGATCGAATGCTGGCACGCGTTTTCAAGGCGGGGCACGCGGGCGCGACCTTCGGGGGGATCGGCGCGCTGGACATGGCGCTGTGGGATCTGAAGGCCAAGATCGCCGGGGAACCGCTCTGGCGGGTACTGGGCGGCAGGGACAGGTTTGTCAGCGGGTACGCCTCGGGGCTCGACATCGCCTTGGACGACGAGAAGCTCGCCGCCTTCTACAAGACCATGGCCGAGTTGGGGTTCACCAGCGCCAAACTCAAAGGCGGCCGCGATCTCGACGCCGACCGGCGCCGGCTGCAGATCATCGGAGATGAACTCCGATCGAACACGCGTCACCCCGCTCTCATGCTCGACGCAAACGAGTCCTGGAACCTCAAGCAGGCGGTGCGATATGTGACGGCGCTCGAAAACGGCACGGATCTGACCTGGGTCGAGGAGCCGCTGCGACGGTGGGATGCTCCGGGTCACGCACGGTTGTCCAATGCGGTCAGAGCTGCGGTCGCCACGGGCGAGAACTTGACAGGACTTGAGCAGTTCCGCCCCTTGCTGGATGCCGGCGGTGTCGACATCGTGCAGGTTGGCTGCGTCTGGGGGGTCACGCACTTCCTTCGGGTTGCGCACCTCGCTCATGCTCATGACCTTCCGATCAGCCCCGTGGGGCTGACCTCCAATCAGGCGGTCGCGCATGCCGCAACCGCGGTCCCGAACCACCTGGTGACCGAGGTGCAGGATCTGGGCTCGCCGTTTGGGATGACGATCGATCAGGAGATCGTGGACGGGGGAATCGTGCTGGGCGATGCGCCGGGTCACGGGGTGAGTATCGACGAGGAGGGGATCGTGGCGAGCCAACGGGATGCGAGCTGGCTCGTTCCAGCGGGGCCTCACGTGCGTCCGAATCGGGCGGGGCTGCGCCTCGTCGCGGAGGACGATCGCGCGGAACGCGCATGA
- a CDS encoding GntR family transcriptional regulator codes for MTGDTPQAEPASSRTPTAHLGVAVVNDLLTAIVSGEVPPGDTLPSQERLAKQFGVSRTVIRESVKRIEDKGLITLESGRGTTVQPPASWNILHPAVLSLMLENDDSLRVLDDIAVIRGALEGAKSTSTSSS; via the coding sequence ATGACCGGGGACACCCCGCAAGCGGAGCCCGCGTCGTCCCGGACACCCACTGCCCACCTCGGCGTGGCAGTCGTCAACGACCTGTTGACCGCGATCGTGAGCGGCGAGGTTCCGCCTGGAGACACGCTGCCTTCTCAGGAGCGTCTCGCGAAGCAGTTCGGTGTGAGCCGAACGGTAATCCGCGAGTCGGTCAAGCGGATCGAGGACAAGGGCCTAATCACCCTGGAGTCCGGTCGAGGCACGACGGTCCAGCCACCCGCCTCGTGGAACATCCTCCACCCGGCCGTGCTTTCTCTCATGCTGGAGAACGACGATTCGCTCCGCGTGCTCGATGACATTGCGGTGATCCGAGGCGCGCTCGAGGGGGCCAAGTCGACTTCCACTTCCTCGTCATGA
- a CDS encoding FCD domain-containing protein, with translation MTLSGNHLATNITRILFEHARQTVRFSANQAAEAHELTLSEHRRVYDAIEAGDAAAAQSAMKAHIIDSWRRRRLPTRRGAHPAAP, from the coding sequence ATGACTCTCTCGGGCAACCACCTGGCGACCAATATCACGAGGATCCTTTTCGAGCATGCACGGCAGACGGTACGGTTCTCTGCCAATCAGGCGGCAGAGGCCCACGAGCTGACGCTCTCGGAGCACCGGCGGGTGTACGACGCGATCGAGGCCGGAGACGCCGCGGCCGCGCAGTCGGCCATGAAGGCTCACATCATCGACTCCTGGCGGCGCCGTCGGCTGCCGACCAGGCGCGGCGCCCATCCCGCGGCCCCCTGA
- a CDS encoding right-handed parallel beta-helix repeat-containing protein, with translation MFYASPDGRDVGECQVQLPCSIEHVQDVVRHTAAKGKGDVTVVLADGTYRIDHPLAFRAEDSGQNGYTVRWTAAAGAHPTISGATQLSGWQQYDKAANIYVTNTPVGLDTRQLYVNGVDAPRASTSVALSDLTLTPTGITINNPALAYLANLPQQNRIEFESLGDFTDRYSPVQSIAGNTITMAQPAWDNNTWGWDTAQYSLLAKPHWYLDNSLSFLDQAGEWYIDPDAGKLYYKPADGVNPQDLDIELPRVQALVSVGGTYDAPVSHLEFSGLTFTGTSWLGPSSADGYASQQNGGYLKGTYDYRPADAFTSCSRGCEQYERTRNTWFQEPSAVQVSAADHITFEGNTFRNLGSSGLGIGNDDNATLTGIGLGASNIDVTGNVFTQVGGHALFVGGIRANAHHPSDPRMTNQDILIDNNTISHVAVEYKDNSGILSTYVTRAQIVHNEVENLAYAIDTGYGWGINDAGGSQTYLNRGYYKYNPLYQTPTTLKDNLVAGNLVHDIKASFADSGNIYNLSASPGTVIENNYMYNVSGVGIYLDEGSRYILSQHNVLSGLNTWVFTNAYDAGNGTNDNTLKENWYNSGGAQMPNAAQRNNQLINNVKVSGSNWPDAALQVICAAGVDPKYRTDLNVNFGGDPRCPADVTK, from the coding sequence GTGTTCTACGCGTCGCCCGACGGTCGCGACGTAGGGGAGTGCCAGGTGCAGCTCCCGTGCTCGATCGAGCACGTCCAGGACGTCGTGCGACACACCGCCGCGAAGGGGAAGGGCGATGTCACCGTCGTGCTCGCCGACGGCACCTACCGCATCGACCACCCGCTCGCGTTCCGTGCGGAGGACAGCGGCCAGAACGGGTACACCGTACGCTGGACGGCTGCTGCGGGTGCGCACCCCACGATCTCGGGAGCGACCCAACTCTCAGGCTGGCAGCAGTACGACAAGGCCGCGAACATCTACGTCACGAACACGCCGGTCGGTCTCGACACCCGGCAGCTCTACGTCAACGGCGTCGACGCTCCGCGGGCATCGACCAGCGTGGCGCTGAGTGACCTGACGCTCACCCCGACGGGGATCACGATCAACAACCCGGCACTCGCCTACCTGGCGAACCTGCCGCAGCAGAACCGGATCGAGTTCGAGTCGCTCGGCGACTTCACCGACCGCTACTCTCCGGTGCAGAGCATCGCGGGCAACACGATCACGATGGCCCAGCCCGCCTGGGACAACAACACGTGGGGCTGGGACACGGCGCAGTACTCGCTGCTCGCCAAGCCGCATTGGTACCTGGACAACTCGCTCAGCTTCCTGGACCAGGCGGGGGAGTGGTACATCGACCCCGACGCGGGGAAGCTCTACTACAAGCCCGCAGACGGCGTTAACCCGCAGGACCTCGACATCGAGCTCCCCCGGGTGCAGGCCCTTGTCAGCGTCGGCGGCACCTATGACGCTCCCGTCTCCCACCTCGAGTTCAGCGGTCTGACGTTCACTGGGACCTCCTGGCTCGGCCCGTCCTCGGCCGACGGTTACGCCAGCCAGCAGAACGGGGGCTACCTCAAGGGCACGTACGATTACCGCCCAGCCGACGCCTTCACCAGCTGCAGCCGCGGCTGCGAGCAGTACGAACGGACGCGCAACACCTGGTTCCAGGAGCCTTCCGCCGTACAGGTGTCCGCCGCCGACCACATCACGTTCGAGGGGAACACCTTCCGGAACCTCGGGTCGTCGGGTCTCGGCATCGGCAACGATGACAACGCGACGCTCACCGGAATCGGGCTGGGCGCCAGCAACATCGACGTGACCGGCAACGTGTTCACTCAGGTCGGTGGCCACGCCCTGTTCGTGGGCGGGATCCGTGCGAACGCGCACCATCCCAGCGACCCCCGGATGACGAACCAGGACATCCTCATCGACAACAACACCATCAGCCACGTCGCCGTGGAGTACAAGGACAACTCGGGCATTCTCAGCACCTACGTGACTCGGGCGCAGATCGTCCACAACGAGGTCGAGAACCTCGCCTATGCGATCGACACCGGCTACGGCTGGGGGATCAACGACGCGGGTGGCTCGCAGACGTACCTCAACCGCGGGTACTACAAGTACAACCCGCTCTACCAGACGCCCACGACGCTGAAGGACAACCTGGTCGCGGGTAACCTCGTGCACGACATCAAGGCCTCCTTCGCCGACTCGGGCAACATCTACAACCTGTCGGCGAGCCCGGGGACGGTGATCGAGAACAACTACATGTACAACGTCTCCGGCGTCGGCATCTATCTGGATGAGGGTAGCCGCTACATCCTCTCCCAGCACAACGTCCTGAGCGGCCTGAACACGTGGGTGTTCACCAACGCGTACGACGCGGGTAACGGCACGAACGACAACACGCTGAAGGAGAACTGGTACAACTCCGGCGGTGCCCAGATGCCGAACGCCGCTCAGCGCAATAACCAGTTGATCAACAACGTGAAGGTCAGCGGGAGCAACTGGCCCGACGCTGCGTTGCAGGTCATCTGCGCGGCGGGCGTCGACCCCAAGTACCGCACGGATCTCAACGTCAACTTCGGCGGCGACCCGCGGTGCCCGGCGGATGTGACAAAGTGA
- a CDS encoding beta-galactosidase: MTDIDNRVLFGAAYYHEYQPSPRLGQDLDLMQEAGFTVIRVGESTWSTWEPEDGVFDLDWLQPVLDGARSRGISVVLGTPTYAVPPWLTRKYPEIAGERRTGERIGWGARQEVDLTHAAYRFHAERVIRAVVGRYHDHPAVIGFQVDNEPGLELLYNEGVFQAFVDDLRRTYGDVETLNREWGLVYWSHRLTTWADLWRPDNNAQPQYDLAWRKFQARLVTEFIGWQAEIVREIAGGEKFVTTCIAYDRPGVQDPELTAALDVTAGNPYYSMQEGLALSSTEHPTPGWTTSGTWAIFHSADRMYSSKQARFLVTETNAGAIGGPAMNAPAFDGQWRQAAWAMIARGARMIEYWHWHTLHFGHETFWVGILPHDQRPGRVYEQLAALGAEIKSAEGHLSGLVPDATVGLLWSNESMWGLEGQPALARDDGSEDPGSYQRIVNAFYRGAFEAGAPVRIVHDVQLVERGDGTRLREPADVAAELPVLLAPALYVASDALLDWLRDYAEAGGHLVLGPRTGYADTEARARTDVKPARLAGIAGVGYQEFSNLATPVRVTGSDGALDLSDASAGTAWVDYLHVSDDSVQILARYQHPAFGPYPAITTAEAGLGRVTVVGTVPNAELARALMSWAVPADRDAWNSLTTGSLTATSATTAAGRRLRVLHNWSWEARSIQLPTGVTDLLSSEPLEADARIELGPWDVRVLLE, from the coding sequence TTGACAGACATCGACAACCGCGTGCTCTTCGGTGCCGCGTACTACCACGAGTACCAGCCCTCCCCTCGGCTCGGCCAGGACCTGGATCTCATGCAGGAAGCCGGGTTCACCGTGATCCGGGTGGGGGAGTCCACCTGGTCCACCTGGGAGCCAGAGGATGGAGTGTTCGACCTCGACTGGCTGCAGCCAGTACTGGACGGTGCCCGTTCCCGAGGGATCTCCGTCGTGCTGGGTACACCCACCTACGCCGTACCCCCGTGGTTGACGCGCAAATACCCCGAGATCGCCGGAGAGCGACGCACGGGAGAGCGCATCGGGTGGGGGGCCCGTCAAGAAGTGGATCTGACGCACGCCGCCTACCGCTTCCACGCCGAGCGCGTGATCCGTGCCGTCGTCGGGCGTTACCACGATCATCCTGCAGTGATCGGGTTCCAGGTTGACAACGAACCCGGTCTCGAGTTGCTGTACAACGAGGGTGTGTTCCAGGCCTTCGTCGACGACCTGCGCCGCACCTACGGCGACGTGGAGACCCTGAACCGGGAGTGGGGGCTGGTCTACTGGTCGCATCGGCTCACTACCTGGGCGGATCTCTGGCGACCGGACAACAACGCCCAGCCCCAGTACGATCTCGCCTGGCGGAAGTTCCAGGCCCGGTTGGTCACCGAGTTCATCGGCTGGCAGGCGGAGATCGTCCGGGAGATCGCCGGCGGCGAGAAGTTCGTGACCACCTGCATCGCATACGACAGGCCAGGAGTGCAGGACCCCGAGCTGACGGCAGCGCTGGATGTCACCGCGGGCAATCCGTACTACTCGATGCAGGAGGGTCTCGCTCTCTCCTCCACCGAACATCCCACGCCCGGCTGGACTACGAGCGGGACCTGGGCGATCTTCCACAGCGCGGACCGGATGTACTCCTCGAAGCAGGCGCGGTTCCTGGTCACTGAGACGAATGCCGGGGCGATCGGTGGACCGGCCATGAACGCGCCCGCGTTCGATGGCCAGTGGCGGCAGGCGGCCTGGGCGATGATCGCGCGGGGCGCTCGAATGATCGAGTATTGGCACTGGCACACATTGCACTTCGGTCACGAGACGTTCTGGGTCGGAATCCTCCCGCACGACCAGCGGCCCGGGCGCGTATACGAGCAGTTGGCCGCGCTGGGTGCAGAGATCAAGTCTGCCGAGGGTCACCTGAGCGGACTGGTGCCAGATGCCACCGTGGGTTTGTTGTGGTCCAACGAGTCGATGTGGGGCCTCGAAGGTCAGCCAGCACTCGCCCGGGACGACGGCTCCGAGGACCCCGGCAGCTACCAGCGAATAGTGAACGCCTTCTATCGGGGAGCGTTCGAGGCCGGTGCGCCGGTGCGAATCGTCCACGACGTCCAGCTGGTCGAACGGGGCGATGGCACGCGGCTCCGCGAACCGGCCGATGTCGCGGCCGAGCTGCCCGTCCTGCTGGCGCCGGCGCTCTACGTGGCCAGCGACGCGCTGCTCGACTGGTTGCGCGACTACGCTGAGGCTGGCGGACACCTGGTGCTCGGACCGCGCACCGGATATGCAGACACCGAAGCCCGAGCGCGCACGGACGTCAAGCCGGCGCGACTCGCCGGGATCGCCGGTGTCGGATACCAGGAGTTCAGCAACCTGGCGACCCCGGTGCGCGTGACGGGCTCGGACGGCGCACTGGACCTGTCCGACGCCTCCGCCGGCACAGCGTGGGTCGACTACTTGCACGTCTCGGACGACTCGGTCCAGATCCTGGCCCGGTATCAGCATCCGGCGTTCGGCCCGTACCCGGCGATCACTACCGCTGAGGCAGGGCTGGGGCGCGTCACCGTCGTCGGTACCGTGCCCAATGCCGAACTGGCGCGTGCGCTGATGTCGTGGGCAGTGCCGGCCGACAGGGATGCTTGGAACTCTCTGACGACCGGTTCGCTCACGGCGACCTCAGCGACAACGGCCGCGGGGCGTCGGCTGCGAGTGCTGCACAACTGGTCGTGGGAGGCCCGCTCGATACAGTTGCCGACCGGTGTCACGGATCTCCTCTCCTCCGAGCCGCTGGAGGCCGATGCGCGGATCGAACTGGGGCCATGGGACGTCCGCGTCCTTCTAGAGTAG
- a CDS encoding FadR/GntR family transcriptional regulator yields MVLEPSPASQLIPSRLPAERLGVAVVAELVELIVTGQLEEGALLPPEGPLSERFGVSRTVLRESVKRLEEKGLVTVSQGRGTQVRAPGYWNMLDPVVLSALIDNDQSLGVLDQLTVVRASLEAAMAGSVAARHSPEELRRLENALTAMRESESETDSFRQADVVFHFALMEISMNRLAENIAKHLYKRAVESSRYQGINPPDAVSRTLQEHADIVDAIARGDVTGAEKAMHDHIHTSWERRRLPDHAPRTRAGAAAVQPTE; encoded by the coding sequence ATGGTGCTTGAACCGTCGCCCGCGTCGCAGCTCATTCCTTCGCGACTCCCGGCTGAGCGCCTCGGTGTCGCGGTCGTCGCCGAGTTGGTGGAACTCATCGTCACCGGGCAGCTCGAAGAAGGGGCTCTCCTTCCGCCGGAGGGCCCGCTCAGCGAACGATTCGGGGTGAGCCGCACCGTGCTGCGGGAATCGGTGAAGCGCCTGGAGGAGAAGGGCCTCGTGACCGTATCGCAAGGACGAGGCACCCAGGTGCGCGCTCCCGGATACTGGAACATGCTCGACCCCGTGGTGCTGTCGGCTCTCATCGATAACGACCAGAGCCTCGGTGTGCTCGACCAGCTGACCGTGGTGCGGGCCAGCCTGGAAGCCGCGATGGCCGGCTCCGTGGCCGCTCGGCACTCCCCCGAGGAGCTGCGACGTTTGGAGAATGCACTCACCGCGATGCGCGAGAGCGAGTCCGAGACCGATTCCTTCCGGCAGGCCGACGTCGTCTTCCACTTCGCCCTCATGGAGATCTCGATGAACCGGCTCGCCGAGAACATCGCCAAGCACCTCTACAAGCGCGCCGTCGAATCGAGCCGGTACCAGGGCATCAATCCCCCGGATGCGGTCTCGCGCACGCTGCAGGAGCACGCCGACATCGTCGACGCGATCGCGCGCGGCGACGTGACCGGCGCTGAGAAGGCCATGCACGACCACATCCACACCTCGTGGGAGCGGCGCCGCCTTCCCGACCACGCGCCTCGTACGCGAGCCGGGGCGGCGGCAGTTCAACCGACCGAGTAG
- a CDS encoding D-arabinono-1,4-lactone oxidase, giving the protein MTQVTLDIRPTFDVRQRLFGGVPWDVVLDDFDAVTSAAYSVSLFTTWDEDAVALAWLKEPDGADTPIGGDFFGAPALTEPRHMIPAMDARDTTQQLGVVGPWSERLAHFRFEFAPSDGEEIQSEYLVPRAHAVDAIRAVRELAPVIAPVLQISEIRTVAADDLWLSSAYGADVVGLHFTWLRDQAGVEAVLPALEAALLPLGARPHWGKLYLDRDTVVPDLYPRLDDFRTLTERLDPEGVFRNPFLTRLLGAL; this is encoded by the coding sequence GTGACGCAGGTCACCCTCGACATCCGCCCGACCTTCGACGTCCGGCAGCGGCTCTTCGGCGGCGTTCCATGGGACGTCGTGCTCGACGACTTCGATGCCGTCACCTCCGCCGCCTACAGCGTCTCGCTCTTCACGACCTGGGACGAGGACGCGGTCGCCCTCGCCTGGCTGAAGGAGCCCGACGGCGCAGACACGCCTATCGGCGGCGACTTCTTCGGCGCCCCGGCACTCACCGAGCCCCGGCACATGATTCCAGCGATGGATGCCCGCGACACTACGCAACAGCTGGGCGTCGTCGGTCCATGGAGCGAGCGGCTTGCCCATTTTCGGTTCGAATTCGCACCCTCCGACGGCGAAGAGATCCAGTCCGAGTATCTCGTGCCGCGGGCGCACGCGGTGGATGCCATCCGTGCAGTGCGCGAGCTCGCCCCAGTAATCGCCCCCGTGCTTCAGATCAGCGAGATCCGCACGGTCGCGGCAGACGACCTCTGGCTGTCGAGCGCATACGGAGCCGACGTGGTCGGCCTCCACTTCACATGGCTGCGCGACCAAGCCGGGGTGGAGGCGGTGCTGCCGGCCCTAGAGGCTGCGCTGCTGCCGCTCGGCGCCCGACCGCACTGGGGCAAGCTGTACCTCGACCGAGACACGGTCGTCCCAGACCTCTACCCACGACTCGACGACTTTCGTACCCTCACCGAGCGCCTCGACCCCGAGGGCGTCTTCCGCAATCCCTTCCTCACCCGGCTCCTCGGCGCCCTCTGA
- a CDS encoding LacI family DNA-binding transcriptional regulator produces MTTYKDIQRATGLSLATISKYYNGRNVLEANREAIEAAARELDFRPNQFARTLRSRRSRTVGVLLPALDNDFHLTIIAGVEEALRPRGISVIVAASPDPSEDPVNLLMDRMVDGIVAVTPPHDVPALRAAAARVPVVMVDWYIDDVAADGVFIDNAAAGALGGRHLVDHGHRRIGLVGGEPVISSMRLRTEGFERALASEGVQVDPSLERLVPLTIEAGYRAAQELLALWPRPTALFATNYELTLGAVTAVNDSGLRIGRDISVVGFDSRELAQALVPKLTVIVQPTRKIAKHAARLIADHIESPDERPAPTIEYLDAHLIPGASVTRLDD; encoded by the coding sequence GTGACGACATACAAGGACATCCAGCGGGCAACGGGACTCTCGCTCGCAACGATCTCCAAGTACTACAACGGGCGAAACGTTCTCGAGGCCAATCGAGAAGCCATCGAGGCGGCGGCACGCGAGCTCGACTTCCGGCCCAACCAGTTCGCCCGGACGCTGCGCTCCCGCCGATCCCGGACGGTCGGGGTGCTGCTGCCCGCGCTCGACAACGACTTCCACCTGACGATCATCGCCGGCGTCGAGGAAGCTCTCCGCCCGCGTGGGATCAGCGTCATCGTGGCCGCCAGCCCCGACCCGAGCGAAGATCCCGTCAACCTTCTGATGGACCGGATGGTGGATGGCATCGTCGCGGTCACCCCGCCGCACGATGTGCCCGCACTGCGTGCAGCGGCCGCGCGCGTTCCGGTCGTGATGGTCGACTGGTACATCGATGACGTCGCCGCGGACGGTGTCTTCATCGACAATGCGGCGGCCGGAGCGCTCGGCGGCCGGCACCTCGTCGACCACGGCCATCGCCGTATCGGGCTCGTCGGCGGCGAACCGGTGATCTCCTCGATGCGCCTGCGCACCGAGGGGTTCGAGCGGGCACTGGCTTCCGAGGGGGTTCAGGTGGACCCGTCGCTGGAGCGTCTGGTGCCGCTGACGATCGAAGCGGGCTACCGCGCCGCCCAGGAGCTCCTGGCCCTGTGGCCGCGGCCCACCGCGCTCTTCGCCACGAACTACGAGCTCACCCTGGGCGCAGTCACGGCCGTCAACGATTCCGGGCTGCGCATCGGACGGGACATCTCGGTCGTCGGGTTCGACAGTCGGGAGCTCGCCCAGGCGCTCGTGCCGAAGCTGACGGTCATCGTGCAGCCGACTCGCAAGATCGCCAAGCACGCGGCGCGCCTGATCGCCGACCACATCGAGTCGCCGGACGAGCGCCCCGCCCCGACGATCGAATACCTCGACGCGCACCTCATTCCGGGCGCCTCCGTGACGCGCCTGGACGACTGA
- a CDS encoding NAD-dependent epimerase/dehydratase family protein has protein sequence MRIVVIGATGHIGGYLVPRLIQDGHDVVAITRGNSAPYREDPAWERVERVIADREAEDAVGIFGSRVAELEPDVVVDMICFTPESARQLADSLRGRARQLVHVGTIWTHGTLTEVPAPEDAVKQPWGEYGTQKEAIERLLLAESRRQDGLPVAIVHPGHISGPGWPIITPQGTTDLEVWRTLANGRELLLPGFGLETVHHVHADDVAQLIRLCLEQPDEANGEAFHAVSERALTLRGFAEEAARWFGAEARLRFVPFNEFSASLPEEHRDSAFQHVARSHAMSIEKGRRLLGYAPAYSSLAALAESVEWLRQAGRLGDGIPPVRFG, from the coding sequence ATGCGCATCGTCGTCATCGGAGCAACAGGCCACATCGGCGGCTATCTCGTGCCGCGCCTCATCCAGGATGGGCACGACGTGGTCGCGATCACGCGCGGAAACTCGGCGCCATATCGCGAGGACCCGGCCTGGGAGAGGGTCGAACGCGTGATCGCCGACCGCGAGGCGGAGGATGCCGTCGGCATCTTCGGCTCGCGCGTCGCCGAGCTCGAACCGGACGTGGTGGTGGACATGATCTGCTTCACCCCGGAGTCCGCCCGGCAGCTCGCCGATTCCCTCCGCGGACGGGCGCGTCAGCTGGTGCACGTCGGCACGATCTGGACGCACGGAACCCTCACCGAGGTTCCGGCTCCCGAGGACGCCGTCAAACAGCCCTGGGGTGAGTACGGCACCCAGAAGGAGGCGATCGAACGTCTGCTGCTGGCCGAGTCCCGACGCCAGGACGGCCTTCCGGTGGCGATCGTGCACCCCGGCCACATCTCCGGTCCCGGCTGGCCCATCATCACCCCGCAGGGCACCACCGACCTCGAGGTGTGGCGGACCCTGGCGAACGGGCGTGAGCTCCTGCTGCCGGGATTCGGGCTCGAGACCGTGCACCACGTGCACGCCGACGACGTCGCACAGCTGATCCGACTCTGCCTCGAACAACCGGACGAGGCGAACGGGGAGGCGTTCCACGCCGTCTCCGAGCGCGCACTGACGCTGCGCGGCTTCGCAGAGGAGGCGGCTCGGTGGTTCGGGGCGGAAGCGAGGCTGCGCTTCGTACCGTTCAACGAGTTCAGCGCCTCCCTTCCCGAGGAGCACCGCGATTCCGCCTTCCAGCATGTCGCCCGCAGCCACGCGATGAGCATCGAGAAGGGGAGGCGACTGCTGGGCTATGCACCGGCGTACTCCTCGCTCGCTGCCCTGGCGGAGTCGGTGGAGTGGCTCCGCCAAGCCGGCCGTCTGGGCGACGGCATCCCGCCCGTCCGATTCGGCTGA